In one Streptomyces sp. NBC_00597 genomic region, the following are encoded:
- the mmsA gene encoding multiple monosaccharide ABC transporter ATP-binding protein produces MARPVLEMRSISKTFPGVKALSEVNLTVTVGEVHAVCGENGAGKSTLMKVLSGVHPHGGYQGEIYFEGEPCRFRDIRASEQRGIVIIHQELALVPYLSIAENIFLGNEHATRGVISWHRTLTHAAALIRQVGLDESPHTRIADLGVGKQQLVEIAKALAKKVKLLILDEPTAALNDEDSRKLLDLILELKAQGISCILISHKLNEIARVADAVTILRDGRTIETIAIGPEGISEERIIRGMVGRDLEHRYPERTPKIGEVAFEIEDWGVQHPIDHRRKVVDGVSLNVRRGEIVGIAGLMGAGRTELAMSVFGRSYGRWTGGRVRLDGREIRTRTVPEAIGHGIAYVTEDRKQLGLNLGDDISRNISLSALGKVARRGWVDRHEEARTAESFRRTMNIKAPSVFAETGKLSGGNQQKVVLSKWIFAEPEVLILDEPTRGIDIGAKAEIYTVIAELAAQGKTVLVISSELPELLGLCDRIYTMAEGRITGEVTRADATQESLMRLMTMSAASPDKQV; encoded by the coding sequence ATGGCCCGACCCGTTCTCGAGATGCGGTCGATCAGCAAGACGTTTCCCGGTGTGAAGGCCCTCTCCGAGGTCAACCTCACCGTCACCGTGGGTGAGGTGCACGCCGTCTGCGGTGAGAACGGCGCCGGCAAGTCCACGCTGATGAAGGTACTCAGCGGGGTCCACCCCCACGGCGGCTACCAGGGCGAGATCTACTTCGAGGGCGAGCCCTGCCGGTTCCGGGACATCCGGGCCAGCGAGCAGCGCGGCATCGTGATCATCCACCAAGAACTCGCGCTGGTGCCCTACCTGTCCATCGCCGAGAACATCTTCCTCGGCAACGAGCACGCCACCCGGGGCGTCATCAGCTGGCACCGGACGCTGACCCACGCCGCCGCGCTGATCCGGCAGGTCGGACTCGACGAGAGCCCGCACACCAGGATCGCCGATCTCGGCGTGGGAAAACAGCAGTTGGTCGAGATCGCCAAGGCGCTCGCCAAGAAGGTCAAGCTGCTCATCCTGGACGAGCCGACGGCCGCTCTGAACGACGAGGACAGCCGCAAGCTGCTCGACCTGATCCTCGAACTCAAGGCCCAGGGCATCTCCTGCATCCTCATCTCGCACAAGCTGAACGAGATCGCCCGGGTCGCCGATGCCGTCACCATCCTGCGCGACGGGCGGACCATCGAGACCATCGCGATCGGTCCCGAGGGCATCTCCGAGGAGCGGATCATCCGTGGCATGGTCGGCCGCGACCTGGAACACCGCTACCCCGAGCGCACCCCGAAGATCGGCGAGGTCGCCTTCGAGATCGAGGACTGGGGCGTCCAGCACCCGATCGACCACCGGCGCAAGGTGGTCGACGGCGTTTCGCTCAACGTCCGTCGAGGCGAGATCGTCGGCATCGCCGGCCTCATGGGCGCCGGCCGCACCGAACTGGCCATGAGCGTCTTCGGCCGCTCGTACGGACGGTGGACCGGCGGCCGGGTGCGGCTGGACGGCCGGGAGATACGTACCCGGACGGTGCCGGAGGCGATCGGGCACGGCATCGCGTACGTGACCGAGGACCGCAAGCAGCTCGGCCTCAACCTGGGCGACGACATCAGCCGGAACATCTCGCTGAGCGCCCTCGGCAAGGTCGCCCGGCGGGGCTGGGTCGACCGGCACGAGGAGGCCCGGACCGCCGAATCGTTCCGGCGGACCATGAACATCAAGGCCCCCTCGGTGTTCGCGGAGACCGGCAAGCTCAGCGGCGGCAACCAGCAGAAGGTCGTCCTCAGCAAGTGGATCTTCGCCGAGCCGGAGGTGCTGATCCTCGACGAGCCCACCCGGGGCATCGACATCGGTGCCAAGGCGGAGATCTACACCGTCATCGCCGAACTCGCCGCCCAGGGCAAGACGGTACTCGTCATTTCCTCCGAACTCCCCGAACTCCTGGGCCTGTGCGACCGGATCTACACCATGGCCGAAGGCCGGATCACCGGTGAAGTGACCCGCGCGGACGCCACCCAGGAATCCCTCATGCGGCTCATGACCATGAGCGCGGCATCCCCCGACAAGCAGGTGTGA
- the xylA gene encoding xylose isomerase, translated as MASDPLVPTPAHRFTFGLWTVGWQGRDPFGDATRPALDPVETVERLAELGAYGVTFHDDDLIPFAAGDAAREQAVKHFRTALDTAGLKVPMATTNLFTHPVFKDGAFTANDRDVRRYALRKTIRNIDLAVELGASVYVAWGGREGAESGAAKDVRTALDRLKEAFDLLGEYVESQGYDLRFAIEPKPNEPRGDILLPTIGHALAFINELDRPERVGLNPEVGHEQMAGLNFPHGIAQVLWHGKLFHIDLNGQSGIKYDQDLRFGAGDLRQAFWLVDLLESACYDGPRHFDFKPPRTEDSAGVWASAAACMRNYLLLAERSRAFRADPEVQAAFAASRLPELALPTAEDGLAGLLADRSAFDEFDVDSAARRGMAFEHLDQLALEHLLGAR; from the coding sequence ATGGCCAGCGACCCGCTCGTCCCCACTCCCGCGCACAGGTTCACCTTCGGTCTGTGGACCGTCGGCTGGCAGGGCCGGGACCCCTTCGGCGACGCCACCCGGCCCGCCCTCGACCCGGTCGAGACCGTGGAGCGGCTGGCCGAGCTCGGCGCCTACGGCGTCACGTTCCACGACGACGACCTGATCCCCTTCGCGGCCGGCGACGCAGCACGCGAGCAGGCGGTCAAGCACTTCCGCACCGCACTCGACACGGCCGGGCTGAAGGTGCCGATGGCCACCACCAACCTCTTCACCCACCCGGTGTTCAAGGACGGCGCCTTCACCGCCAACGACCGGGACGTCCGCCGGTACGCGCTGCGCAAGACGATCCGCAACATCGACCTGGCCGTGGAACTCGGCGCCTCGGTCTACGTCGCCTGGGGCGGCCGCGAGGGCGCGGAGTCGGGCGCGGCCAAGGACGTGCGCACCGCCCTCGACCGGTTGAAGGAGGCCTTCGACCTGCTGGGCGAGTACGTCGAGAGTCAGGGATACGACCTGCGCTTCGCGATCGAACCCAAGCCCAACGAGCCGCGCGGCGACATCCTGCTGCCCACCATCGGCCACGCCCTGGCGTTCATCAACGAGTTGGACCGGCCCGAGCGGGTCGGCCTCAACCCGGAGGTCGGCCATGAGCAGATGGCCGGGCTGAACTTCCCGCACGGCATCGCCCAGGTCCTGTGGCACGGCAAGCTGTTCCACATCGACCTCAACGGCCAGTCCGGCATCAAGTACGACCAGGACCTGCGCTTCGGCGCGGGCGACCTGCGCCAGGCCTTCTGGCTGGTCGACCTGCTGGAGTCGGCCTGCTACGACGGCCCCCGTCACTTCGACTTCAAGCCGCCGCGCACCGAGGACTCTGCCGGCGTCTGGGCCTCGGCGGCCGCCTGCATGCGCAACTACCTGCTTCTGGCGGAGCGTTCCCGCGCCTTCCGGGCCGATCCGGAGGTCCAGGCCGCGTTCGCTGCCTCCCGACTGCCCGAACTCGCCCTCCCCACCGCCGAGGACGGCCTGGCCGGGCTGCTGGCCGACCGGTCCGCCTTCGACGAGTTCGACGTCGATTCCGCCGCCCGCCGCGGCATGGCCTTCGAGCACCTGGACCAGCTCGCCCTCGAACACCTCCTCGGCGCCCGCTGA
- the chvE gene encoding multiple monosaccharide ABC transporter substrate-binding protein codes for MRKFSAGLVTVGLTLSLAACGQSANGAGDGGAGGEAKGGLVGIAMPTKSSERWINDGNNMVKEFQAKGYKTDLQYGDNVVENQVSQVENMITKGAKLLVIAAIDGSSLTNVLQKAADAHVPVISYDRLIRGTGNVDYYATFDNHKVGVLQGSYIVDKLGLKDGKGPFNIELFAGSPDDNNATFFFNGAMSVLKPYIDDKKLVVQSGQTSFNQIATLRWDGGLAQSRMDNLLSKSYTAARVDAVLSPYDGISIGIISSLKGVGYGAGQPLPVVTGQDGELASVKSIIAGEQTQTVYKDTRQLAKAAVQMGDALLTGGKPEVNDTSQYDNGVKTVPAQLLQPVSVDKENYQKVLVDSGQYTADQLK; via the coding sequence GTGCGGAAGTTTTCAGCGGGCCTTGTCACCGTGGGTCTGACGCTGTCGCTGGCAGCCTGCGGCCAGAGCGCCAACGGAGCGGGCGATGGCGGGGCCGGCGGGGAGGCCAAAGGCGGCCTCGTCGGCATCGCGATGCCGACCAAGTCGTCGGAGCGCTGGATCAATGACGGCAACAACATGGTCAAGGAGTTCCAGGCCAAGGGCTACAAGACCGACCTCCAGTACGGCGACAACGTCGTGGAGAACCAGGTCTCCCAGGTGGAGAACATGATCACCAAGGGAGCCAAGCTGCTGGTGATCGCCGCCATCGACGGTTCCTCGCTCACCAACGTGCTGCAGAAGGCCGCCGACGCCCACGTCCCCGTCATCTCCTACGACCGGCTGATCCGCGGCACGGGGAACGTCGACTACTACGCGACCTTCGACAACCACAAGGTCGGCGTCCTCCAGGGCAGTTACATCGTCGACAAGCTCGGCCTCAAGGACGGCAAGGGCCCGTTCAACATCGAGCTGTTCGCCGGCTCGCCGGACGACAACAACGCCACGTTCTTCTTCAACGGTGCGATGAGCGTCCTCAAGCCGTACATCGACGACAAGAAGCTGGTCGTGCAGAGCGGCCAGACCTCCTTCAACCAGATCGCCACACTGCGCTGGGACGGCGGCCTCGCCCAGTCCCGGATGGACAACCTGCTGAGCAAGTCGTACACCGCCGCCCGCGTCGACGCCGTGCTCTCGCCGTACGACGGCATATCGATCGGCATCATCTCCTCACTCAAGGGCGTCGGCTACGGCGCCGGCCAGCCACTGCCCGTCGTCACGGGCCAAGACGGCGAGCTGGCCTCGGTGAAGTCGATCATCGCGGGCGAGCAGACCCAGACCGTCTACAAGGACACCCGCCAACTGGCCAAGGCCGCCGTCCAGATGGGCGACGCGCTGCTGACCGGCGGCAAGCCCGAGGTCAACGACACCAGCCAGTACGACAACGGCGTCAAGACCGTACCGGCGCAGCTGCTCCAGCCGGTCAGCGTCGACAAGGAGAACTACCAGAAGGTCCTTGTGGACAGCGGCCAGTACACCGCGGACCAGCTCAAGTAG
- the mmsB gene encoding multiple monosaccharide ABC transporter permease translates to MAQTKTTPDTTPRTPQTGRRPSAGAVLARALRGNLRQYGMLLALALIVLLFQFWTDGILLQPLNITNLIQQNGYILILAIGMMIVIIAGHIDLSVGSLAAFVGAAAAVMMVKHHAPWPVALVAALLIGALAGAWQGFWIAYLGIPSFIVTLAGMLLFRGGTQILLQGQSVAPFPKGFQNISSGFLPEVGPHTNYHNLTLLLGLSVLAVAILQEVRGRRRAASYGLEPLPAGLFLVKLGAITAAVVAFTLLLASYHGVPIVLLILGVLLVGFGYVMRNSILGRHTYAIGGNEAAARLSGVKSKRVVFLAFVNMGVLAALAGMVFAARLNAGTPQAGINFELEAIAAAFIGGASASGGVGTVLGALTGGLVLGVLNNGMSLVGVGTDYQQVIKGLVLLAAVGFDVYNKRKAGG, encoded by the coding sequence ATGGCCCAAACCAAGACCACCCCGGACACCACGCCCCGCACACCGCAGACCGGCCGACGTCCGTCGGCCGGTGCCGTACTGGCCCGAGCGCTGCGCGGCAACCTGCGCCAGTACGGGATGCTGCTCGCGCTGGCGCTGATCGTGCTGCTGTTCCAGTTCTGGACGGACGGCATCCTGCTCCAGCCGCTCAACATCACCAATCTCATCCAGCAGAACGGTTACATCCTCATCCTGGCCATCGGCATGATGATCGTCATCATCGCCGGGCACATCGACCTGTCGGTCGGGTCGCTCGCCGCCTTCGTCGGGGCGGCCGCGGCGGTGATGATGGTCAAACACCACGCGCCGTGGCCCGTGGCGCTGGTGGCCGCGCTGCTGATCGGGGCCCTCGCCGGAGCCTGGCAGGGCTTCTGGATCGCCTATCTCGGGATCCCCTCGTTCATCGTCACGCTGGCCGGCATGCTGCTGTTCCGCGGTGGGACCCAGATCCTCCTGCAGGGCCAGTCGGTGGCGCCGTTCCCCAAGGGCTTCCAGAACATCAGCAGCGGCTTCCTCCCCGAGGTCGGCCCCCACACCAACTACCACAACCTCACCCTGCTACTGGGCCTCTCGGTGCTGGCCGTCGCGATCCTGCAGGAGGTGCGCGGACGGCGGCGGGCCGCCTCGTACGGGCTGGAACCGCTTCCGGCCGGGCTGTTCCTGGTGAAGCTCGGCGCGATCACCGCGGCCGTGGTGGCCTTCACGCTGCTGCTGGCCAGCTACCACGGGGTACCGATCGTCCTGCTGATCCTCGGCGTCCTGCTGGTCGGCTTCGGGTACGTGATGCGCAACTCGATCCTCGGCCGGCACACCTACGCCATCGGCGGCAACGAGGCGGCGGCGCGGCTGTCCGGGGTGAAGAGCAAGCGGGTCGTCTTCCTGGCCTTCGTGAACATGGGCGTCCTCGCGGCCCTGGCCGGGATGGTGTTCGCCGCGCGGCTCAACGCAGGTACGCCGCAGGCCGGCATCAACTTCGAGCTGGAGGCGATCGCCGCCGCCTTCATCGGCGGCGCCTCCGCGAGCGGCGGTGTGGGTACCGTCCTCGGCGCGCTCACCGGCGGTCTGGTGCTGGGCGTGCTGAACAACGGCATGTCGCTGGTCGGCGTGGGCACGGACTACCAGCAGGTGATCAAGGGCCTGGTACTGCTGGCGGCCGTCGGCTTCGACGTCTACAACAAGCGCAAGGCCGGAGGCTGA
- a CDS encoding SigE family RNA polymerase sigma factor, whose protein sequence is MVLDDASAEFHDFFERHYAELARLAHLLTGGADDADDLAADALTALWQRWDRLRQAEYPLAYARGVVANLARSRIRSAVRERRRIALFWSRGAEPLHGPDVAAVVDVRTALARLPFRKRTCVVLRHAFDLSEKDTALALGISVGTVKSQTSKGMAELERMLGSTGAAGELLAGRRSR, encoded by the coding sequence ATGGTCCTCGATGACGCGTCCGCGGAATTCCACGACTTCTTCGAGCGCCACTACGCCGAACTCGCCCGGCTCGCCCATCTCCTGACGGGCGGGGCGGACGACGCCGACGATCTGGCCGCGGACGCCCTGACCGCCCTGTGGCAGCGCTGGGACCGGCTGCGCCAGGCCGAGTACCCACTCGCCTACGCCCGTGGCGTGGTCGCCAACCTGGCACGGTCACGGATCCGCAGCGCGGTGCGCGAGCGCCGCCGGATCGCCCTGTTCTGGTCCCGCGGTGCGGAGCCGTTGCACGGTCCGGACGTGGCCGCCGTGGTGGACGTGCGTACTGCCCTCGCCCGGTTGCCGTTCCGGAAGCGGACGTGTGTGGTCCTACGGCACGCCTTCGACCTGTCGGAGAAGGACACCGCTCTGGCACTCGGAATATCGGTCGGTACGGTGAAGAGCCAAACCTCGAAGGGGATGGCCGAACTGGAACGGATGCTGGGCAGCACGGGAGCAGCCGGGGAACTGTTGGCAGGGAGGAGGAGCCGATGA
- a CDS encoding LacI family DNA-binding transcriptional regulator has protein sequence MGTDSAGTEQRHPVMADVAKMAGVSHQTVSRVLNGAPHVRPGTRERVLAAIRELDYRPNSAARALVTRRSQTLGVVSFQSTLYGPASMLDGIEQAARSAGYSVSVTSLRSLDGRSVQEAVDRLRDQGVEGVAVIAPQISVVSAVARLSSSVPVVAVGSGSQSRVPMVSVDNRSGAEAATRHLLDLGHRTVHHLAGPANWLESQDRQEGWRGALEAAGAPVPHVERGDWSARAGYQAGLRISELGDVTAVFCANDHMALGLLRALHEAGRSIPGDISVVGFDDIPEAAYFTPPLTTVRQDFGELGRRALELLVEELEGVAHTRPHARISPEMVLRRSVGPATRH, from the coding sequence GTGGGAACCGACAGCGCCGGGACCGAGCAGCGCCACCCAGTGATGGCGGACGTGGCGAAAATGGCCGGCGTGTCCCACCAGACGGTGTCCCGGGTGCTCAACGGCGCCCCGCACGTGCGGCCCGGCACCCGGGAGCGGGTGCTCGCAGCCATCCGGGAGCTGGACTACCGGCCCAACTCCGCTGCCCGCGCCCTGGTCACCCGCCGCTCGCAAACCCTCGGCGTGGTCAGCTTCCAATCGACCCTGTACGGTCCCGCCTCGATGCTGGACGGCATCGAGCAGGCTGCGCGCAGTGCGGGGTATTCCGTCAGCGTGACAAGTCTGCGCTCCCTGGACGGCCGCTCGGTTCAGGAGGCTGTCGACCGGCTGCGCGACCAGGGCGTGGAAGGCGTTGCCGTGATCGCGCCCCAGATCTCCGTCGTCAGTGCGGTGGCCAGGCTCTCCAGCTCCGTTCCGGTCGTCGCGGTCGGATCGGGCAGCCAGTCGCGGGTTCCCATGGTCTCGGTGGACAACCGCTCCGGCGCCGAAGCGGCCACCAGGCACCTGCTCGATCTGGGCCACCGCACCGTGCACCACCTGGCCGGCCCGGCCAACTGGCTGGAGAGCCAGGACCGTCAGGAGGGCTGGCGCGGCGCGCTGGAAGCTGCCGGAGCCCCCGTGCCGCATGTCGAGCGCGGCGACTGGAGCGCGCGCGCCGGCTACCAGGCGGGCTTGCGGATCTCCGAACTGGGCGACGTCACCGCCGTCTTCTGCGCCAACGACCACATGGCGCTCGGCCTGCTGCGCGCCCTGCACGAGGCCGGCCGCTCGATCCCGGGCGACATCAGCGTGGTCGGCTTCGACGACATTCCCGAGGCGGCCTACTTCACCCCGCCCCTGACCACCGTGCGGCAGGACTTCGGCGAGCTCGGCCGCCGGGCCCTGGAACTGCTCGTCGAGGAGTTGGAGGGCGTCGCGCACACCCGCCCCCATGCGCGGATCTCGCCGGAGATGGTGCTGCGTCGCAGCGTGGGTCCCGCCACCCGCCATTGA
- a CDS encoding expansin EXLX1 family cellulose-binding protein, with translation MLGTAVMLTAAGVLFCLVTAMLPGPKAGAGAGAGADVAAPAATRTGATPSAATSPAPPAAGSPAAATPSATAAATTAAAPPPTAKKTPPAASTPAPSAGRIRPDTTYKGVATAYAAADGNGACLFGPSDDLMIAAMNTTDYESSRACGAYVRVRAANGASITVRITNECPLPCAPGQLDLSEQAFAKLAELKVGRIPITWSLVSPRTSDALSLRYKTGSSAHWCGIQVIDHRNPVARLEVRTSKGWRKLPRTDYNYFLSADGGGCGGAIRITDIYGEQLTVDGTALLPNVAQPTRVQFAAH, from the coding sequence ATGCTCGGTACAGCGGTGATGCTGACCGCCGCGGGCGTCCTCTTCTGCCTGGTGACGGCCATGCTCCCCGGCCCCAAGGCCGGGGCCGGGGCCGGCGCTGGGGCCGACGTGGCCGCCCCCGCCGCCACCCGTACGGGAGCCACGCCCTCGGCCGCGACGAGCCCAGCACCCCCGGCGGCCGGCTCGCCTGCCGCGGCGACCCCGAGCGCGACCGCCGCAGCAACCACCGCGGCGGCGCCCCCGCCTACGGCGAAGAAGACCCCACCGGCGGCATCCACCCCGGCACCGTCGGCAGGACGCATCCGGCCGGATACCACCTACAAGGGCGTCGCCACCGCCTACGCCGCCGCCGACGGCAACGGCGCCTGCCTGTTCGGCCCGAGCGACGACCTCATGATCGCGGCGATGAACACCACCGACTACGAGTCGTCCAGGGCCTGCGGCGCGTACGTGCGCGTACGCGCCGCGAACGGCGCCTCGATCACGGTCCGGATCACCAACGAATGCCCGCTGCCCTGCGCGCCCGGCCAACTTGACCTCAGCGAACAGGCCTTCGCGAAACTGGCCGAGCTCAAGGTCGGCCGTATCCCGATCACCTGGAGCCTGGTGAGCCCCCGCACGTCCGACGCCCTCTCCCTCCGGTACAAGACCGGGTCCAGCGCCCACTGGTGCGGCATCCAGGTGATCGACCACCGGAATCCGGTCGCACGGCTGGAGGTACGCACCAGCAAGGGCTGGCGGAAGCTGCCCCGTACCGACTACAACTATTTCCTCTCCGCCGACGGCGGTGGGTGCGGCGGCGCGATAAGGATCACCGACATCTACGGAGAGCAGTTGACGGTCGACGGGACCGCGCTGCTGCCGAACGTCGCACAACCGACCAGGGTCCAGTTCGCCGCGCACTGA